A section of the Nitrospirota bacterium genome encodes:
- a CDS encoding DNA recombination protein RmuC yields the protein MVEIISIILLIMIIAILFYLVLSSRKKESDPALIIMQQQIDSLRQQLGESLSSSNTQISQQLSAVTSQVNQQLASITQQVNTQLASITQQLQTTTGQIGSRLDSAARVVGEVKQNLGELSKATERIFEVGKDISSLHEILKPPKMRGVLGEMLLENLLAQVLPSSNFTLQYKFKGGETVDAVITLNEGLVPIDSKFPLENFRRMIDSTSDDEKKRYRKAFASDVKRHIDIIASKYILPDEGTFDFALMYIPAENVYYEIVIKDESLGEEKSLLGYAMDKRVVPVSPNSFYAYLHVIAIGLKGMRIQQSTKEVIALLQRLRGDFDRFYEDFEVMGRHLNNARTKYDEATRRLERFGDKLLSVSEERPLGIEE from the coding sequence ATGGTGGAGATAATCAGCATAATTTTATTGATAATGATCATAGCAATCCTCTTTTATCTTGTTCTATCCTCAAGGAAGAAAGAGTCCGATCCTGCTTTGATTATAATGCAACAACAGATTGATAGCCTCAGGCAGCAACTCGGCGAATCCCTCTCATCGAGTAATACACAGATAAGTCAACAACTGTCGGCTGTGACATCACAGGTTAATCAGCAGTTAGCAAGTATTACACAACAGGTTAACACCCAGCTCGCATCTATTACACAGCAACTTCAAACTACTACAGGACAGATAGGAAGCCGACTCGACAGTGCTGCAAGGGTTGTTGGTGAGGTAAAACAGAACCTCGGTGAGTTATCAAAGGCAACAGAGAGGATATTTGAGGTCGGCAAAGATATTTCGAGTCTTCATGAGATACTGAAACCTCCGAAGATGAGGGGAGTCCTTGGTGAAATGTTGCTTGAGAATCTACTTGCACAGGTTCTCCCATCTTCGAATTTTACCCTGCAATATAAGTTTAAGGGAGGAGAGACTGTAGATGCAGTGATAACCCTTAATGAGGGTCTCGTACCTATCGATTCAAAATTTCCGCTTGAAAATTTCAGAAGGATGATTGACAGCACTTCAGACGATGAAAAAAAGAGATACAGGAAGGCGTTTGCATCTGATGTAAAAAGACATATCGATATTATAGCATCTAAATACATACTGCCGGATGAAGGCACTTTTGATTTCGCCCTTATGTATATTCCAGCGGAGAATGTCTATTATGAGATCGTTATCAAGGATGAGTCGCTTGGAGAGGAAAAAAGTCTTTTAGGTTATGCCATGGATAAGAGGGTTGTTCCTGTATCCCCGAACAGTTTTTACGCATACCTCCATGTTATCGCAATCGGATTAAAGGGTATGAGGATACAGCAGAGCACTAAGGAAGTAATAGCACTTCTTCAGAGGCTCAGAGGAGATTTCGACAGGTTCTATGAAGATTTTGAGGTGATGGGAAGGCATCTGAATAATGCAAGGACCAAATACGATGAAGCAACACGACGCCTTGAACGGTTTGGAGATAAACTTTTAAGTGTGTCCGAAGAACGACCGTTGGGGATAGAGGAATAG
- the nadB gene encoding L-aspartate oxidase, with translation MILIPKVETTDFLVIGSGVAGLRAAIELAKAGNVLVITKDKATESSTEYAQGGVAVALSDEDEVGIHYEDTIKAGDGLCDERAVRILVEEGPARILELISWGAEFDKEGSRLAFTREAAHSKRRILHAHGDATGRELERVLLKKVRSFPNISKYEYAYTIDLIVRDGICRGALLLKEAGRELVAINSKAVVLATGGCGQIFARTTNPPVATGDGMAIAYRAGATLTDMEFVQFHPTTLYHPSAPQFLLSEAMRGEGAVLRNTYGERFMPDYHLSAELAPRDIVSRAIVSEMVRTKSKNVYLDLTHLDKDFVRRRFPRIYSTCLRFDIDITDDQIPVCPSAHYMMGGIKTDIDGTTDIKGLFAAGEVACTGVHGANRLASNSLLEGIVYGTLAGVSAADYGSNIKIQGVIPPSYETMESCSDLDIDKIRASLRRLLWERVGIIRCEKSLNEAREKINRWKGVLDCNFFSRRELEVKNMVTVAMLITESAFLREGSVGAHYRSDFPEKGDNWQRHIEWRLQGN, from the coding sequence ATGATTTTGATACCTAAGGTAGAGACCACAGATTTCCTTGTGATAGGTAGTGGTGTGGCGGGATTAAGGGCAGCCATTGAGCTTGCAAAGGCTGGTAATGTCCTTGTTATAACAAAGGATAAGGCGACCGAGTCAAGCACAGAGTATGCACAGGGAGGAGTAGCTGTAGCGCTCAGTGATGAGGATGAGGTCGGCATCCACTATGAAGATACAATAAAGGCAGGTGATGGACTCTGCGATGAAAGAGCTGTAAGAATCCTTGTTGAAGAGGGTCCTGCGAGGATTCTTGAACTTATATCATGGGGTGCTGAGTTTGATAAAGAGGGAAGCAGGCTTGCCTTTACCCGGGAGGCTGCGCATAGCAAGCGAAGGATACTTCACGCCCATGGAGATGCAACAGGAAGAGAACTTGAGCGGGTATTGTTGAAGAAGGTTAGAAGTTTCCCGAACATTTCCAAATATGAATATGCGTATACCATTGATTTAATAGTCAGAGATGGTATATGCAGGGGAGCCCTTCTTTTAAAAGAGGCTGGCAGAGAACTTGTTGCTATCAATTCAAAGGCAGTTGTCCTTGCTACAGGAGGTTGTGGACAGATATTTGCGCGGACAACGAACCCCCCTGTCGCAACAGGCGATGGAATGGCGATTGCTTACAGGGCTGGAGCAACACTTACAGACATGGAATTTGTTCAGTTTCATCCGACAACTCTTTATCATCCATCTGCCCCTCAATTTCTCCTTTCAGAGGCGATGAGAGGAGAAGGAGCGGTCCTCAGGAATACCTATGGTGAACGGTTCATGCCTGATTATCATCTGTCCGCAGAGCTTGCTCCAAGGGATATAGTGAGCAGAGCAATCGTTTCAGAGATGGTGAGGACAAAGTCAAAGAATGTATATCTTGACCTTACGCACCTCGATAAAGATTTTGTTAGAAGGAGATTCCCGCGAATATACTCTACCTGTCTGCGATTTGACATTGATATAACAGATGACCAGATACCCGTCTGCCCGAGTGCCCATTATATGATGGGTGGTATAAAAACAGACATAGATGGTACAACAGATATAAAGGGACTCTTTGCAGCGGGTGAGGTTGCGTGCACAGGTGTGCATGGTGCAAACAGGCTTGCGAGCAATTCCCTGCTTGAAGGAATAGTCTATGGGACGCTGGCAGGGGTGAGCGCCGCAGATTATGGCAGCAACATTAAAATCCAGGGGGTGATACCTCCATCTTACGAAACAATGGAAAGCTGTAGCGACCTCGATATAGATAAGATTCGCGCCTCACTAAGACGTCTGCTGTGGGAGCGGGTAGGGATCATACGGTGCGAAAAGTCCCTTAACGAGGCAAGAGAGAAGATTAACAGGTGGAAGGGGGTTCTTGATTGTAATTTTTTTAGCAGAAGGGAACTTGAGGTAAAAAATATGGTTACTGTTGCGATGCTTATCACCGAGTCTGCATTCTTAAGAGAGGGTAGCGTAGGGGCACACTATCGTTCAGACTTCCCGGAGAAAGGTGATAACTGGCAGAGGCATATAGAATGGAGGCTTCAAGGTAATTGA
- the bioA gene encoding adenosylmethionine--8-amino-7-oxononanoate transaminase, which produces MNGLIDRNKRWEDDDRKYLWHPFTQMKEWLEEPPLIIIEGRGNYLKDAYGRWYLDGVSSLWCNIHGHRRKEIDDAIKEQLENIAHSTLLGLSNVPAIELAEKLVQITPKGTDSSAFSLQPSALTRVFYSDNGSTTVEIAIKMAFQYWQNKGQRGRTAFLSLNNAYHGDTIGAVSVGGIEIFHSAFKPLLFPSYRVPSPYCYRCELGLSYPSCAMGCLEQMEELLKKNNNVIAAVIIEPVVQGAGGMIVAPEGYLKGVCELCTKYNVLLIVDEVATAFGRTGKMFACEHENVSPDIMCVAKGITGGYLPLAATITTEEIFNAFLSEYTEFKTFFHGHTYTGNPLACAAAIVNLEIFEREKTLEHLQPKIALLSERLKPLNNLPLVGEIRQKGFMVGIELVADKETKTHFPAGERVGLKVIKSARENGLIIRPLGDVIVLMPPLSVTEEEIKRIVEIVGEAIRKLKVESGK; this is translated from the coding sequence ATGAACGGGCTGATCGATAGGAACAAACGCTGGGAAGACGATGACAGAAAATACCTCTGGCATCCCTTTACGCAGATGAAGGAATGGCTTGAGGAGCCACCGCTTATCATCATAGAAGGGAGGGGCAATTACCTTAAGGATGCCTATGGAAGATGGTATCTCGATGGTGTCTCCTCTCTCTGGTGCAACATTCACGGACACAGGAGGAAAGAGATAGACGATGCCATAAAAGAACAGCTTGAAAATATTGCACATTCAACCCTGCTTGGGTTAAGCAATGTTCCTGCGATAGAATTAGCGGAGAAACTTGTTCAAATTACACCAAAAGGCACTGACTCTTCAGCCTTCAGCCTTCAGCCTTCAGCCTTAACAAGGGTCTTTTATTCTGATAACGGCTCCACTACTGTTGAGATAGCCATCAAGATGGCATTTCAATACTGGCAGAATAAGGGGCAAAGGGGAAGAACAGCATTTTTATCTTTAAATAATGCCTACCATGGAGATACCATAGGTGCTGTGAGTGTAGGTGGAATCGAGATATTTCACAGTGCCTTTAAACCACTTCTTTTCCCATCTTACAGGGTACCATCCCCGTATTGCTACAGGTGTGAACTGGGGCTTTCATATCCCTCCTGTGCTATGGGTTGTCTCGAGCAGATGGAAGAACTTCTCAAAAAAAACAACAATGTAATAGCGGCGGTCATAATAGAACCTGTTGTTCAGGGCGCTGGAGGGATGATTGTAGCACCAGAAGGCTACCTAAAAGGTGTCTGTGAACTATGCACAAAATATAATGTCCTTCTGATAGTAGATGAAGTGGCAACCGCTTTTGGAAGGACGGGCAAGATGTTTGCCTGCGAGCATGAGAATGTGAGTCCCGATATCATGTGTGTGGCAAAAGGGATCACAGGAGGTTATCTACCACTGGCAGCTACAATTACGACGGAAGAGATATTTAACGCATTTCTCAGTGAATACACAGAATTTAAGACCTTCTTTCACGGGCACACCTATACAGGTAATCCCCTTGCCTGCGCTGCTGCTATAGTGAACCTTGAGATATTCGAACGGGAGAAAACACTTGAGCACCTTCAGCCCAAAATAGCCCTTCTTTCAGAGAGACTGAAGCCACTAAATAACCTCCCCCTTGTGGGTGAGATAAGACAGAAAGGTTTTATGGTAGGGATTGAACTTGTGGCAGACAAAGAGACGAAGACTCATTTTCCAGCAGGGGAGAGGGTAGGGTTAAAGGTTATAAAATCAGCGAGAGAAAATGGTCTTATCATAAGACCGCTTGGTGATGTCATCGTGCTGATGCCTCCTCTTTCAGTGACAGAGGAGGAGATCAAAAGGATAGTGGAGATAGTCGGGGAGGCGATAAGAAAGTTGAAAGTCGAAAGTGGAAAGTGA
- the truA gene encoding tRNA pseudouridine(38-40) synthase TruA: protein MKNIKLLIQYDGTNYAGWQRQKDERTIQGVIEDVIKRVTGENLRLIPSGRTDAGVHALGQVANFKTVSKPLHQNLWCEGKIEGKRWKDIINASLPEDIKILDSAEVDMDFHARYSARGRLYSYTILNQEDPITILRNYVWHIRRNLNVEAMIEAGRFLTGEHDFSSFRASACTARKTARKIAELRIEKRRSFIVITIEANAFLHHMVRNIVGTLVEVGRGRLSPDAVREILSAKDRNLAGPTAPARGLILMGVKY from the coding sequence TATGATGGGACTAACTACGCAGGGTGGCAGAGACAGAAAGACGAGCGAACCATACAGGGAGTAATAGAGGATGTAATTAAAAGGGTTACAGGGGAAAATTTAAGGTTAATCCCTTCGGGCAGAACCGATGCAGGGGTTCATGCCCTTGGTCAGGTAGCAAATTTTAAGACAGTAAGTAAACCCTTACACCAAAATCTTTGGTGTGAGGGTAAAATTGAAGGAAAACGCTGGAAGGATATTATCAATGCCTCTCTTCCTGAAGATATAAAAATACTGGATTCGGCTGAGGTAGATATGGACTTCCACGCAAGGTATAGTGCCAGGGGAAGACTGTATTCATATACCATTCTTAATCAGGAAGATCCTATAACCATTCTCAGGAATTATGTATGGCATATTCGTCGGAATCTTAATGTAGAGGCAATGATAGAGGCTGGTAGGTTTCTCACAGGAGAACATGATTTTTCCTCATTCAGGGCATCGGCATGCACTGCCAGAAAGACAGCAAGAAAAATAGCAGAGCTAAGGATAGAGAAACGTAGGTCGTTTATAGTAATAACAATAGAAGCTAATGCATTCCTTCACCACATGGTAAGAAACATCGTTGGAACGCTTGTTGAAGTAGGTAGAGGTAGATTGAGCCCTGATGCTGTGCGGGAGATACTTAGTGCTAAGGATAGAAACCTCGCAGGACCAACAGCCCCTGCAAGGGGACTGATTCTTATGGGGGTAAAGTACTGA
- a CDS encoding SNF2-related protein has translation MLLNNLKFLERAKLNLVSKIFPVKKTELILLDQLEITLKEAKISQVKIPSISLPQVGLNFCPVRPAITGLKTLLENQVIEDFTLWLREQLLCPEIESFSVLLDTPRKTGKSYQQSETEGKKATLFELEKDKDCIHGLKKSWCAICIQKERQERERTSSHVDLFDLILPLLQPPLGENFDSPIAFPLGMELYPFQRIGVKFLTEHERALLGDEMGLGKTQQAIIALRFLFRMGKITNGLIICPRSVLTHWERTLWDWAPELRLIKVRGSKEQRQINWNCPAHIYLTTYETLRQDLDGSLKDIDAIINSDGGYSITCPNDGCSQRLRIDKEIFGIQVQCPTCNHLFTYTPAEDIARKQFDLLVLDEIQKIKNPGAAITKAVRQINASYRWGLSGTPLENRLEELISIFAYLKPGLLHYDYVARPLEVVKEAIRPYFLRRRKADALPELPEKVCEETWLELSPAQREAYDRAEQEGVIALNEKGDSVTVQHILALITKLKQICNMEPASKESCKLEYLLEKLEEISEQDDKALVFSQYPEKTLKFIEPELKQFNPFVYHGSLSDSQRDEIVKKFQEDEQSKVLLMSVKAGGLGLTLTRANFVFHFDLWWNPSIAAQAEDRSHRIGQKKTVFVTSLFTVDTIEERIQNLLKRKRELFKAVIDDLSDTNLSRVLTEEELFSLFNIQKTKPTTAKGMPRGGLTIESLGQILPQQFERLIANLYEKMGYQVKLTTQTKDQGIDIHAKRLSETGTEYLAIQCKHYPNGVVGVEHARSLYGVIQDQPSITKGVLVTSGEFSRECKEFARGKRIELFNGKYLCGLFEKYGISFSGKAR, from the coding sequence ATGCTCTTAAATAATTTAAAGTTTTTAGAAAGAGCCAAGCTAAATCTGGTTAGCAAAATATTTCCGGTTAAAAAAACGGAGCTGATTTTACTGGATCAACTGGAGATAACACTTAAGGAAGCGAAAATAAGTCAGGTCAAAATTCCATCTATTTCTTTGCCGCAGGTCGGCCTTAACTTTTGTCCCGTTAGACCTGCAATTACTGGTCTAAAAACCCTTCTTGAGAATCAAGTAATAGAGGATTTTACTCTTTGGCTGAGGGAACAGCTTTTGTGTCCAGAAATAGAATCTTTTTCAGTTCTTTTAGATACACCACGGAAAACAGGAAAGTCATACCAGCAAAGTGAGACAGAAGGTAAGAAGGCTACATTATTTGAATTGGAGAAGGATAAGGATTGCATTCACGGGCTAAAAAAGAGTTGGTGTGCCATCTGTATTCAAAAGGAAAGGCAAGAGAGAGAAAGAACCTCCTCTCACGTTGACCTATTCGACCTAATTCTCCCCCTCCTCCAACCCCCGTTGGGCGAAAATTTTGATAGCCCAATTGCGTTCCCATTAGGAATGGAGTTATATCCTTTTCAGCGCATAGGCGTTAAATTTCTTACAGAGCACGAACGGGCGTTGCTTGGTGACGAAATGGGTCTAGGTAAAACACAACAGGCTATTATTGCCCTACGGTTTCTGTTCCGAATGGGAAAGATAACGAATGGTCTCATCATTTGTCCTAGGTCTGTTCTGACACATTGGGAAAGAACACTATGGGACTGGGCACCAGAACTAAGGCTGATAAAAGTCCGTGGGTCAAAAGAACAAAGACAGATAAATTGGAACTGCCCTGCACACATCTATTTGACAACATACGAAACCTTAAGACAAGATTTAGATGGTTCACTTAAAGACATTGACGCAATTATAAACTCTGATGGAGGTTACAGTATTACTTGTCCAAATGATGGCTGCTCTCAAAGGCTACGAATAGATAAAGAAATATTCGGAATTCAGGTGCAATGTCCAACTTGTAATCACCTTTTTACATATACTCCAGCAGAGGACATAGCAAGAAAACAGTTTGACCTTCTTGTCTTAGATGAAATTCAAAAGATAAAGAATCCCGGCGCTGCTATTACCAAAGCAGTTCGGCAAATTAATGCCTCGTATCGTTGGGGATTGTCTGGGACACCTTTAGAAAATCGTTTAGAAGAATTAATCTCTATTTTTGCATACCTTAAACCAGGTCTTTTACATTATGATTATGTGGCAAGACCTTTGGAAGTTGTTAAGGAAGCTATAAGGCCTTACTTTTTGAGAAGGCGAAAGGCCGATGCACTGCCAGAACTACCCGAGAAAGTTTGCGAAGAAACTTGGCTTGAACTTTCACCTGCCCAGAGAGAAGCATATGATAGAGCCGAACAAGAAGGGGTTATAGCTTTAAATGAGAAGGGTGATTCTGTAACGGTTCAACATATTTTAGCACTTATTACAAAGCTTAAACAGATTTGCAATATGGAACCCGCATCAAAAGAGAGTTGCAAACTTGAATACCTTTTAGAGAAATTAGAAGAGATTTCTGAACAAGATGACAAAGCTCTTGTGTTTTCCCAATATCCAGAGAAGACGCTTAAATTCATAGAGCCAGAGCTTAAGCAATTTAACCCATTTGTTTATCACGGTTCACTTTCAGATTCTCAAAGAGACGAAATAGTTAAGAAATTTCAAGAGGATGAACAGAGCAAGGTTCTCCTTATGTCTGTTAAGGCAGGAGGTCTTGGATTAACTTTGACGAGGGCTAATTTTGTATTTCATTTTGATCTATGGTGGAATCCATCGATTGCAGCCCAAGCGGAAGATAGGTCCCATCGGATAGGTCAGAAAAAGACGGTTTTTGTCACCTCTCTTTTTACAGTAGATACTATCGAAGAAAGAATACAGAACCTTCTTAAAAGAAAACGGGAGCTTTTCAAGGCGGTTATCGATGATCTGAGCGACACAAATTTATCAAGAGTTCTCACTGAAGAGGAACTATTTAGTTTATTCAACATCCAAAAAACAAAACCCACCACAGCAAAAGGTATGCCGAGAGGCGGGCTTACAATAGAATCATTAGGGCAAATTTTACCACAACAGTTCGAACGATTGATAGCTAACCTTTACGAAAAAATGGGTTATCAAGTGAAGCTAACTACTCAAACTAAAGATCAAGGTATTGATATTCATGCAAAACGCCTAAGTGAAACTGGAACCGAATATTTGGCCATTCAGTGCAAGCATTACCCCAACGGTGTAGTAGGTGTTGAGCATGCCAGATCTTTGTATGGAGTAATCCAAGATCAGCCAAGCATTACAAAAGGGGTGTTGGTTACAAGCGGTGAATTCTCCAGAGAATGCAAAGAATTTGCGAGAGGAAAACGCATTGAACTTTTTAATGGCAAATATCTTTGCGGTTTGTTTGAAAAATATGGTATATCCTTTTCTGGAAAGGCAAGATAG
- a CDS encoding DUF3800 domain-containing protein, translating to MLIFIDDSGDPGFKVGKGSSPVFVIALVIFDDELEAEETALKIKKLKRTMGLSDNYEFRFNKCSKDFRLNFLKAIADCEFRVRAIALRKHRIYGKELRNSRESFYNYAIKSVLKYHGGTIRDAKLRLDGHGDRRLKQALTTYLRRELNPVIDMGDKVFKNLKFVDSKKNVLIQLADMVAGTIRRSYNKEKEDSNLYREIILDRIEDVWDFGR from the coding sequence ATGCTGATTTTTATCGATGATTCAGGAGATCCAGGATTTAAAGTCGGGAAAGGTTCTTCCCCTGTTTTTGTTATAGCTTTAGTCATATTTGATGATGAACTTGAAGCCGAAGAGACAGCATTAAAGATTAAAAAACTAAAGAGGACAATGGGTTTATCCGATAATTACGAATTCCGGTTTAACAAATGCTCAAAAGATTTCAGGCTAAATTTTCTGAAAGCTATCGCTGATTGTGAATTCAGGGTAAGGGCAATAGCACTGAGGAAGCATAGGATTTATGGCAAAGAACTCAGAAATTCAAGAGAATCATTTTACAATTATGCCATAAAGTCTGTTCTTAAATACCACGGTGGCACGATAAGAGATGCAAAACTACGTCTTGATGGGCATGGCGACAGAAGACTTAAGCAGGCATTAACAACCTACCTGCGTAGAGAATTAAATCCTGTTATTGACATGGGGGATAAGGTATTTAAAAACCTGAAGTTTGTTGACTCTAAGAAAAATGTGTTAATTCAACTTGCAGATATGGTAGCTGGGACAATACGCAGGTCTTACAACAAAGAAAAAGAGGACAGCAATCTTTATAGAGAAATTATTCTGGATAGAATAGAAGATGTTTGGGACTTTGGGAGATAA
- the radC gene encoding DNA repair protein RadC: MDSINIRSIKKWPEEERPRERLIRYGTEMLSDAQLLAIILRTGREDKSALDLANTLLTSFGSLKAIASAGIAELCGIRGIGIAKAAQIKAAFELGGRMLSEPVKKNTPFTSSMDVVKHYNPFMSRLKKEVFICGLLDGKNRLFRDIIISEGSLTASLVHPREVFNPAIRESAASVIVVHNHPSGDPLPSKEDIEITKRLVETGNVIGIKVLDHVIIGYEKHFSFMDERLL, translated from the coding sequence ATGGATAGTATTAATATCAGGAGTATAAAAAAATGGCCAGAGGAAGAAAGACCCAGGGAGAGGCTTATAAGATATGGGACAGAAATGCTTTCAGATGCCCAGCTCCTCGCAATAATACTCAGAACAGGAAGAGAGGATAAAAGTGCCCTTGACCTTGCCAACACACTCCTTACATCCTTTGGTAGCCTCAAGGCGATAGCCTCAGCAGGGATAGCCGAACTCTGTGGCATAAGGGGCATCGGTATAGCAAAGGCAGCACAGATTAAGGCAGCCTTTGAACTTGGAGGCAGGATGTTAAGCGAACCTGTAAAGAAAAACACTCCGTTTACCAGTAGTATGGATGTAGTTAAACACTATAACCCCTTTATGAGCAGACTGAAAAAAGAAGTATTCATATGCGGTTTGCTTGATGGGAAAAACAGACTCTTCAGGGATATAATTATTTCTGAGGGGAGTCTTACCGCCTCACTGGTGCACCCAAGAGAGGTCTTTAATCCTGCGATAAGGGAGTCTGCAGCCTCGGTCATCGTTGTTCACAACCATCCAAGTGGAGATCCATTACCAAGCAAAGAGGATATAGAGATAACAAAGCGACTTGTAGAGACAGGCAATGTCATCGGGATAAAAGTCCTTGACCATGTTATCATCGGTTATGAGAAACATTTTAGTTTTATGGATGAAAGGCTATTGTAA